A window of Hypomesus transpacificus isolate Combined female unplaced genomic scaffold, fHypTra1 scaffold_354, whole genome shotgun sequence contains these coding sequences:
- the LOC124464508 gene encoding 3-mercaptopyruvate sulfurtransferase-like, whose product MMALQSRALVASRWLAEALKCQQTVPKMRVLDASWFLPKLRRNAKSEFKKKHIPGAAFFDIDQCCDKTSPLDHMLPSENAFADYVGNLGVENDTHVVVYDASDFGVFSAPRVWWMFRVFGHSSVSVLNGGLKNWEFERLPLSDKYTRPEATEFGASLNRSWVKTYEDILENLETKRFQVVDARPSGRFRGVDPEPRDNTEPGHIPGSLSMPFHSFLSPSGHFLSQDDLQALFARAGVDLSRPLSVTCGSGVTACQVALAAHECDHPGVAVYDGAWSEWYTRAVPEHVLSEGRGKHL is encoded by the exons ATGATGGCGCTTCAATCTAGAGCTCTTGTTGCTTCGAGGTGGCTGGCCGAAGCCTTGAAGTGTCAGCAGACCGTACCCAAGATGCGCGTTTTGGACGCTTCTTGGTTCTTGCCCAAACTCCGGCGCAACGCTAAAAGCGAGTTTAAGAAGAAGCACATTCCGGGTGCAGCGTTCTTTGACATCGACCAATGTTGCGATAAAACATCTCCGCTGGATCACATGCTTCCCTCTGAGAATGCTTTTGCAGATTACGTGGGGAACTTGGGTGTGGAGAACGACACACACGTCGTGGTATACGACGCAAGCGATTTCGGTGTGTTCTCTGCGCCCCGCGTGTGGTGGATGTTCCGGGTGTTTGGGCACAGTTCTGTCTCGGTTCTGAACGGGGGACTCAAAAACTGGGAGTTTGAAAGACTTCCATTGAGTGACAAGTACACCCGACCAGAAGCGACCGAGTTCGGGGCTTCTTTGAACCGCTCCTGGGTGAAGACGTACGAGGATATCCTGGAGAACCTGGAGACTAAGAGGTTCCAGGTGGTGGATGCTAGGCCCTCAGGAAGGTTCCGTGGAGTCGACCCCGAACCGAGAGACA ACACAGAACCCGGCCACATCCCAGGCTCCCTCAGCATGCCCTTCCATTCCTTCCTGTCTCCGTcgggtcacttcctgtcccaggACGACCTCCAGGCGCTGTTCGCCCGTGCGGGCGTGGACCTGTCGCGGCCGCTCTCTGTGACCTGCGGTTCGGGCGTGACGGCGTGCCAGGTGGCCCTGGCGGCTCACGAGTGCGACCACCCTGGTGTGGCGGTGTACGACGGGGCGTGGTCGGAGTGGTATACCCGCGCCGTGCCCGAGCACGTCCTCTCGGAGGGGCGGGGCAAGCACCTGTga